In Desulfobacter hydrogenophilus, the genomic stretch GCCACGGCGTGAAGCATATCAGCAGCGTTGGTAAGATCAAATCCATCGGGTTTGACGGCATCCCTGAAGGATTGTAGAAGGTTGTTTTTCGCATCCTGTGTCATATCAAAAACATTTGACTCGGTCAGCGTGATGTCCTCAGGGTTGAGGCCGTTTGTGGACAGTTTTTTCAAATCGGCATTGATGGAAGATTTAAGACTGGAAAAATTTCTTCTTTTGGATTTTATTTTGCCAGGATCATCCCCGACGTCCCAGATCTGACGGATAATACTGTCCCCGTCAATGGACGAAAGGTTCTGAATACTATCTTCGGAAACATAATAGGCAGATATGGCTCGAATAGCCTTATCCTTGACGGATCCGGGGCGGTAGTTAAGATTTTTTGATGCCTCGGTAATGCCGAACAGAGTTATGGATACATTGGCCAAAACTTAAAATGTTCCTTTTTGAGCGGTCTTGAAAACCTTTAATTCTATATTAGATTAAAGACATCCGGAACCTCAGATGATATAAATATTTTTGCCTAAATACATGTTTTAACGTGCTTTTAGTACAGATATTACTCCCCATTCGCTTATTTTTTTTAGTGTTTTGTTAATTTTTACACACAATATATTGTGTTATAATACTCTTGCTCAGAAAAATTATGTCATATTTGGAATGCAAAATCATAATTTTTATATGCAAAAACAAACCATATAAGAATTAAAAACTAAAATTATTCAGGATTGTCTTTTTTTTTAGGCAAATAATGACTCCCCATGATTATAAATTGGCTTTTCTGATTTCAAAATAAGCGAATGGGGAGATATTATGATATACAATATGATATATTTCAATTGTACAAAAATCTTGATCTTAAGGCAAAAATAAAAAAGAATTCATTTGCTGACTGCAGATGAAAGCCCTGATACTAAAACATCCGGCGTTGATAAATTTTTTATGAACATGCTAAAGAGATAAAAAAAATGAGAAATGTATTGACTATTTCAGGGCTGAAAGGCGGTACTGGCAAAAGTGTAACAGCCCTTAACCTATCGGCTTCTGTGGCACTTTATGGAAAAAAAGTACTGCTGGTTGACTGTGACCCCCAGGCATGTGTATCCCAATGGCGTAAAATTGATTCAAATGGGAATGATCATGACCTTGCACAGGTGCTGGCCGGAAAAATAAGCGTTCCTGAAGCCGTATCCGGCACTGATATTGACGGACTATATATCCTGCCTGCGGGCTTCGATCTTTTTTCCATATCCCTTAAACTGACCAGACGAATAGACAACGAAAAGCTTCTTCGTCTTGTTATTGATGAAATTAGGCATGACTACGACATAATTATTCTTGATGCACCTTCATCTTGCGGATATCTGAGCCTCGCCGCTTTGACGGCAGCCGACTGGCTTGCGGCAGTGGTCACCCCGAATAACGACTGGGTGAGTGATTTTTATTCACTGATGCGAATTGTCCGGTACATACGCCGATCCCACAATATACCCTTAGGCGTTGCAGGCATACTGTTCAACAGATGCAATAGTGAAAAACAGATGGAAAATTGTTCGGTTCCCGAAGTGTTGGAACAGATTCGTCCTCTGATATACAAAACCATGATCCCTGACGATGAAATACTTAACAAAAAACAGGCCTCCCTTAGTCCGCTGTCTTTGTACGACATTAAAGCGCAGGCGTCCCAGGCGTACCTTGGGATCGCCAGAGAGATCATCTGTGCATTCAATTTAAAATGAGGAGACCCCATTGAAATTGACCAATCCCGAATCCATTCAGGACAGTGAAAAAGAGTTTATTGACACTATAAATGCTGAACTTGACTGGGATGTCATCGAGCAGATGCTACTTGACAAACATAATTTTGCGGTTCAGGATGACATTGAATACAAGGACGGAAATCTTATCGTTTACAACAACGAAATCGCATACAAATTTGACTTTCAAATCAAGGTTCCCCTTTCGGTAATTTTTAACCGTGGTGGTGAATGCTTATCTATGTCAACTACCCGGGAAGAAGAGGTGCTTAAAAACAACGAAGATGTGGAAGTCCAAAATTCGTCAACAACTCAAACGCTTAGTGACGAACCGGGTAAAAACAAAGTAGAGGCGATGGCTGTTGAGATTGCTGATTTGATCTCTGAAATTAATAATAAAGCATAAGGGAGTATGGATATGCCGGAGGGCAGCACCACCAAGCGAGAGTCTGTCAGGAAGCAGTTGGATGAAATTCTAGCCAAGGAGATCACCGCGTTCATTGATATAGATTCCAATATGGCGCTGATGTCTTTCAACCTTGCCACCATCTCATGTCTCGTCATCAGCGTAGATCGGGAACGTGAAATCAAAGAGTATCCAGACTCTCCTCCGGAACGTTTCACCCGCAAAAGCTTTACGTCGGAACTTGTGGATATCGGACTTGATCAAGACGATTACCTTGACCATGCCATTTCCACCGTCCTGGGTTCCGGCTACATAACAACACTTTCTAATGGTGAGTTTAAAGCAGAAATGCCTGCATTTATGATGGTCGGTTTTTTAGACTCCATGTTTCCGGGCATGCAGGGCCTTAATCTGATTGCTTTTATCCTTCAAATAAATGACGAAGTCAATTCCGGCCGAAAAAGTCTTGACCTTGCAAAACGAAGCTTTGAAACAACGCTAAAAACTCGTGGCGTTTCGGTGACAAAAGACCGCGCACAGGAACGGGTAACCGAAATGGTCAAAGGAGTTAACAAGTCCGTCACGGTACAGTCAAAACAAATTTCAGCCCGGTTGAAGAGGGAAAAGCTCAACAAATTATCCCTGCTGATGAAATTCAGAAAACAGCGGACTGACGGCTATCAGGAAAAGGTCAAAATTAAAAATCTTTTTGACAAAGAGCCGAGCCCTGAAGAAATTGAAGCTGAAAAACAAAAAGCCAGGGACGCTGAAGAGGCATCTCTGAAAGCCGCAGAACTGGCAAGCAAGTTAGCGGAAAAAGAGAATAGAATAAAAGAAGCCGAGGCCGCTGCACAGACACTTGCAGAAAAACTTAAAGTTATTGAAGAAAAGGAAATAGTTGCTGAAGAAGCCAGGACCAAAGCCTTGGAAGCCCAAGAAAAAGCCGAAGCCCTTGCGGCAAGGGAACAGGAAATAGCTGAAAAGGAATCCAGGCTTTTAGCCCTTGAAGAAGAAATTAAGCGCAGAGAAGAAGAAGAGGCGAAAAAGGAAGACGAAGCCAAAGAACTCGCAGAAAAACAAGTAAAAAAGGCAAGAGCCGAAGATGATATTGAATCCAGAATCGCCGACTTTGAGCAGACCCTGGCCATGCCATGCCCTTTGTGCCGTGACGGCAGGATTGAAGAAAAGACCACGGACAAAGGAAAAATTTTTTACTCCTGCACCCAGAAGGATTGCCGATTCGTATCCTGGGATAAACCCTATCATTTTGAATGTCCATTGTGCAAAAACCCCTATTTAATCGAATATGTAACCCCTGCAGGCACCCCGGGACTTAAATGTCCCAGGGCTTCATGTACCTATTCCCAAAACAACCTGCTTGCACCCGTTCAGCACATGGCCGCAACTGCACAGACTCCCCCAAAAAAGAAAAAGCTGGTCAGACGCGTCAAACGACGGCGATGAACATTTCCTATATATATAAAAAATTCTTTTCGGGATATTCCCATTGCTTTTTAGTTTGATTTTTATATGAAAGCCTGTGTAACTTAGATAAATATTACCTGAAATACAGAGCCATGACCCGGCCGGACAAAAAATGAAGCCAATATTTTCCATAATTTTAATAGGTTTAATAATACTTGTGGCGTTCCAGGTATATGCCTTGGTCAATCCGGCGATTGATACACCAGAGGGACAACTGCTCTCAAATAACCAAAAGACAGACGATACCCAGACACCATCCAAGGCCAGTCGTTTTGAACCTGCCAAATTAAATAAAGTCATCGAAAAGGTTACCCAGCGAAATCTTTTCAAGGTAAGGGTAAACGGTGAACACAAAAAGACCCCTGAACCCGTGAACCTGAACCTTGAAAAAACCAGCCTGGAACTGACCCTTTTGGGCACGGTGACAGGGCAAAAAAAACAAGATGACTGGGCCGTAATGCAGGATATTAAAACAAAACAGCAGGAGCTATACCAGGTCGATGATAAAATCCAGGGTGCCACCATTAAATCCATATTACGAAACAAGGTTATTTTAACCGTAAACGGCAAGGATCAGATTCTTGAAGTGAATGCAGATCCGTCACCCTCACAAAACAGAACACGCGGCTTTTCCGGCAGACAACCCATGCATCCGCGGCATGATATCATGGATCGACCGAATATGCCTGATGCGGTATCCCAGTCAAATCCATGGTTTAAAGCCCGGCCCTATGTCAGAAACGGTGAAGCGTCAGGTGTTATGATTTACAGCATTAAAAAAGACTCCGTGTTTCAGCTGTTAGGCCTTCGAAACGGAGACATTATCCAGGCCGTAGACGACGTCGAAATTCAAGATATCCAGGATCTTGAAAATTTTGATGACAGCATCAGCGACCATTCAGATATTACCATTTCTATCCTCAGGCGTGGCAAATCCAAAGAACTGGTTTTTAGTGGACAGGATAACGCGTATACCATCAATGATGTTGAATAGTAACACACAACGTATTCTTTGTGATATCTCATTGAAAACATCTATTATTCTATTGTTTTTTTTCATTTTCATGTTAAGTGCGCTGCCTAAAGAAATTTGGGCCCAGGACCCAACCAAAAACAACAGAATAGACACTAATCCCATAATTCAAGTTTATCAGGCACACATATCCGGCATTGACGGCAATCGCTGTCCCATGTATCCGCACTGCTCCCAGTATTGTGCCCAGGCCATCCGAAAACACGGATTTGGCCTGGGCTGGATTATGGCCTGTGACCGTTTACTCAGATGCGGTAGGGATGAGGTTCAACTGTCTCCCCATGTCAGGATGAACGGACGCGAATTAATATTTGACCCGGTCAGCGCCAATGATTTCTGGTGGTTTTCACCCAAACCGCCTGCCAAGGAAACCAACTTACCTGGAAAAAAAATGTTCCACTCAGATTCCGGCCGGATGTCGGATGTGAATCCGGATCAACACAAGTGAAGCGTCTGCTGATAACCCTAACCGTTCTTGCATTTATTTTAGGCCTTAGTTCATCATATGCCCATGCAATACCCAATGAGCAACCCGGCCTTTATATTACGGCGGACATGCAGTTTGAATACGCCCAGGCACTTTTTGAACAAAAAGATTTTACTGCAGCCCAGGTGGAGTTCAAACGGTTTATTCATTTTTTCCCCCAGGATCCCCGGCATGACCGTGCCGATTATTCTGCAGGCGTTGCCCTGTTTCACTCGGGGCAATTTTATGAGGCCGCCAAACGATTTGATACAATTATCCGGCAGTCCAAAGATATAGACACTCCATGGGTCCAACAATCCTGCTTGATGCAAAGTCAAGCCTTTGAGTCCCTGGGCAACACAGGTTATGCCCAGGTTGTTCTGCAAAATTATTTAAAACTGACCCGGGATACTGATATAAAAAACCGGATTTATCTGGAACTTGCCCGTATGCATATCCAAAACACCGTGAACCCGGGGAAAAATGAGCTTGACAGCGCCCGAAAAAATCTGATGCTCATCAGTCCTGAAAAACAGCGGGAATACAAAATAGCAAAGCAACTGGAAGTCATTGACAATGCCATAAATGCACCAACAAAACACCCTGTCCTTGCAGGGATTATGGCTATTATTCCCGGGGGGGGCATGCTCTATTGTGAACGGTATAAAGATGCTTT encodes the following:
- a CDS encoding type II secretion system protein N, translating into MKPIFSIILIGLIILVAFQVYALVNPAIDTPEGQLLSNNQKTDDTQTPSKASRFEPAKLNKVIEKVTQRNLFKVRVNGEHKKTPEPVNLNLEKTSLELTLLGTVTGQKKQDDWAVMQDIKTKQQELYQVDDKIQGATIKSILRNKVILTVNGKDQILEVNADPSPSQNRTRGFSGRQPMHPRHDIMDRPNMPDAVSQSNPWFKARPYVRNGEASGVMIYSIKKDSVFQLLGLRNGDIIQAVDDVEIQDIQDLENFDDSISDHSDITISILRRGKSKELVFSGQDNAYTINDVE
- the yidD gene encoding membrane protein insertion efficiency factor YidD; the encoded protein is MKTSIILLFFFIFMLSALPKEIWAQDPTKNNRIDTNPIIQVYQAHISGIDGNRCPMYPHCSQYCAQAIRKHGFGLGWIMACDRLLRCGRDEVQLSPHVRMNGRELIFDPVSANDFWWFSPKPPAKETNLPGKKMFHSDSGRMSDVNPDQHK
- a CDS encoding DNA topoisomerase I; translated protein: MPEGSTTKRESVRKQLDEILAKEITAFIDIDSNMALMSFNLATISCLVISVDREREIKEYPDSPPERFTRKSFTSELVDIGLDQDDYLDHAISTVLGSGYITTLSNGEFKAEMPAFMMVGFLDSMFPGMQGLNLIAFILQINDEVNSGRKSLDLAKRSFETTLKTRGVSVTKDRAQERVTEMVKGVNKSVTVQSKQISARLKREKLNKLSLLMKFRKQRTDGYQEKVKIKNLFDKEPSPEEIEAEKQKARDAEEASLKAAELASKLAEKENRIKEAEAAAQTLAEKLKVIEEKEIVAEEARTKALEAQEKAEALAAREQEIAEKESRLLALEEEIKRREEEEAKKEDEAKELAEKQVKKARAEDDIESRIADFEQTLAMPCPLCRDGRIEEKTTDKGKIFYSCTQKDCRFVSWDKPYHFECPLCKNPYLIEYVTPAGTPGLKCPRASCTYSQNNLLAPVQHMAATAQTPPKKKKLVRRVKRRR
- a CDS encoding ParA family protein, whose amino-acid sequence is MRNVLTISGLKGGTGKSVTALNLSASVALYGKKVLLVDCDPQACVSQWRKIDSNGNDHDLAQVLAGKISVPEAVSGTDIDGLYILPAGFDLFSISLKLTRRIDNEKLLRLVIDEIRHDYDIIILDAPSSCGYLSLAALTAADWLAAVVTPNNDWVSDFYSLMRIVRYIRRSHNIPLGVAGILFNRCNSEKQMENCSVPEVLEQIRPLIYKTMIPDDEILNKKQASLSPLSLYDIKAQASQAYLGIAREIICAFNLK